A single region of the Triticum dicoccoides isolate Atlit2015 ecotype Zavitan chromosome 2B, WEW_v2.0, whole genome shotgun sequence genome encodes:
- the LOC119364231 gene encoding 60S ribosomal protein L5-1-like has protein sequence MVFVKNQKTRAYSKRFQVKFKRRRQGKTDYRARLRLTNQDKNKYNTPKYRFVVRFTNKDVTAQIVYATIAGDIVMAAAYSHELPRYGLEVGLTNYAAAYCTGLLLARRVLKCRDLDQEYEGNVEATGEDFSVEPADERRPFRALLDVGLIRTTTGNRVFGALKGALDGGLDIPHSDKRFAGFKKDEKQLDAEIHRKYIYGGHVADYMKSLADEEPEKYQSHFSEYIKKGIEADNMESLYKKVHAAIRADPTMAKSTKEPPKTHKRYNPKKLTYEQRKANLVERLNALNSSAGADDDEDDDE, from the exons ATG GTGTTTGTGAAGAACCAGAAGACCAGGGCCTACTCCAAGCGCTTCCAAGTGAAGTTCAAGAGAAGGAGAC AGGGGAAGACCGATTACAGGGCCAGGCTCAGGCTCACCAACCAAGACAAGAACAAGTACAATACACCCAAGTACCGGTTTGTTGTACGATTT ACCAACAAAGATGTCACTGCCCAAATTGTGTACGCCACCATTGCTGGTGATATCGTGATGGCTGCTGCCTATTCTCATGAGCTTCCTCGATATGGTCTTGAAGTTGGCCTCACCAACTATGCTGCAG CTTACTGTACTGGTCTGCTTTTGGCCCGCCGTGTGCTCAAGTGCCGTGATTTGGATCAGGAATATGAGGGCAATGTTGAG GCCACTGGGGAGGACTTCTCTGTTGAGCCGGCTGATGAGAGGAGGCCTTTCCGCGCGCTCTTGGATGTTGGCCTTATTAGGACCACTACTGGAAACCGTGTGTTTGGTGCCCTCAAG GGAGCTTTGGATGGTGGTCTTGATATTCCGCACAGTGACAAGAGATTTGCTGGCTTCAAGAAGGACGAGAAGCAGCTGGACGCTGAGATTCACCGCAAATACATCTATGGAGGGCATGTTGCTGACTACATGAAG TCACTGGCTGACGAGGAACCTGAGAAGTACCAATCTCACTTCAGTGAGTACATCAAGAAGGGGATTGAGGCTGATAACATGGAATCACTGTACAAGAAGGTTCATGCTGCCATTCGTGCTGATCCTACCATGGCAAAGTCAACCAAGGAACCTCCAAAGACGCACAAGAG GTACAATCCCAAGAAGCTGACCTATGAGCAGAGGAAAGCCAATCTTGTAGAGCGGCTCAACGCCCTCAACTCATCTGCTGgtgctgatgatgatgaggacgacgatgaATGA
- the LOC119364233 gene encoding small RNA-binding protein 11, chloroplastic-like produces MAMAALREASRRLAFTSTRVLAGAATRPLLLTHSRGITHKLFIGGLSQFATEDSLAEAFTRYGQVLEATIVTDKMTSRSKGFGFVKFASEEEANKAREEMNGKVLNGRVIYVDIAKAKQDRAADVVPIARGPPKPVGNT; encoded by the exons ATGGCCATGGCGGCGCTGCGTGAGGCCTCCCGCCGCCTGGCCTTCACCTCCACGCGGgtcctcgccggcgccgccacgcGCCCGCTGCTCCTCACGCACTCTCGCGGCATCACACACAAGCTCTTCATCGGAG GCTTGTCACAATTTGCAACGGAAGACAGCCTAGCAGAAGCTTTCACGCGTTATGGCCAAGTATTAGAAG CAACCATTGTCACGGATAAGATGACCAGCCGATCAAAAGGATTCGGCTTTGTGAAATTTGCCTCCGAGGAAGAAGCCAATAAAGCACGGGAAGAGATGAACGGCAAG GTACTGAATGGGCGAGTTATATATGTCGACATTGCAAAGGCCAAACAGGACCGTGCTGCAGACGTAGTTCCAATAGCAAGAGGCCCTCCTAAGCCAGTCGGCAACACCTGA
- the LOC119364232 gene encoding probable F-box protein At2g36090, with protein MVATIEDLHADVLACALRRLDGRSLAAASCATAGLRALAADPDTWRALCLAEWPSLAAQHGLLSAVPPRRLFADASPFPCPDAGELGAGGLPTRLVSAVDVYYRGAPVLSRVVETPASSPWFLSSPFRVEAVDCKKPAPVAAAFSPAELELSWVVVDPARGRAVNVSSRRAVALGRHWYTGEMLVRFAVVLGGCNFETTVACSEEAGHVSEVSLAVENADGAAVSGEGALRLLAAAMEGRRRGGEREREEAKARYEVFVKNKKGRKESKARREVLVDLCCSAASAVAVLAFFATVVLR; from the coding sequence ATGGTGGCTACGATCGAGGACCTGCACGCGGACGTGCTGGCCTGCGCGCTGCGCCGCCTGGACGGCCGGTCGCTGGCCGCCGCGAGCTGCGCGACGGCCGGGCTCCGCGCGCTCGCCGCGGACCCGGACACGTGGCGCGCGCTCTGCCTCGCCGAGTGGCCGTCCCTCGCGGCCCAGCACGGGCTCCTCTCCGCGGTGCCGCCGCGCCGCCTCTTCGCCGACGCGTCCCCTTTCCCGTGCCCGGACGCTGGGGAGCTCGGCGCTGGCGGGCTCCCCACGAGGCTCGTCTCCGCGGTGGACGTGTACTACAGGGGCGCGCCCGTGCTGTCCCGCGTGGTGGAGACGCCCGCGTCGTCGCCGTGGTTCCTCAGCTCGCCGTTCCGCGTCGAGGCCGTGGACTGCAAGAAACCGGCGCCGGTGGCAGCGGCGTTCTCTCCGGCGGAGCTCGAGCTGAGCTGGGTGGTCGTAGACCCCGCCCGCGGCCGGGCGGTGAACGTGTCGAGCAGGCGGGCGGTGGCCCTGGGCCGGCACTGGTACACCGGCGAGATGCTGGTGCGATTCGCGGTGGTGCTGGGCGGGTGCAACTTCGAGACCACCGTGGCCTGCTCCGAGGAGGCCGGACACGTCAGCGAGGTCAGCCTCGCCGTGGAGAACGCCGACGGCGCCGCTGTGAGCGGCGAGGGCGCCCTCCGGCTCCTCGCCGCGGCAATGGAGGGGCGGAGGAGGGGAGGCGAGAGAGAGCGGGAGGAGGCCAAGGCGAGGTACGAGGTGTTCGTCAAGAACAAGAAGGGGAGGAAGGAGAGCAAGGCGCGAAGAGAGGTGCTCGTTGACCTGTGCTGCTCCGCCGCCAGCGCCGTCGCCGTGCTGGCCTTCTTCGCCACCGTCGTGCTCCGGTGA